The window AAAATAAATTATGTTAGTTTTGTCTTGCTTAGTTGTCAAAGATCACTACCTAAATAATGATTTAAAATATCAAGGATATTAATAAATTAAAAAATAAAATAGAACGCTCTCAATTTCTAAAAAGCAAAATTAACTAAGAACTGCATATAAGGCATATTTCAAAGCTTTTTGCCTCTTTTCTGTAAAAGAGAAATGAAATAATACATTCCGTTTCTTTAAACTATGCTTAAAGAAAATATAATTTTGAAAAAAATATTATTTATCCAAATTTATTATGATTTAATATAGATATAGTTATGTCAAAAACATGCCAAAATACAAGGTGGTGTTTATATTTTTTCAATTAGTATTTTTTATTTTTTTGAAAATATTATAATGATTTTAGGTAATATCATGATATTTTTAACTAAATTTTATCAATTTAAATAAAAGGCAGTTGTCAAAATGCATTTTAAATATGATAACAAAGAAACTCAATATTTAAAAAGCAAATGCAAAAAACTTGCTCTAATTATTGATGAAATCGGACATATTAATAGAACTATTGATAAAGATCTATTTTCAGCAGTTATTCACCATATTATAGGACAGCAGATTTCAACAAAAGCACAGAAGACAATTTGGCAAAGAATTGAAGATGATTTAAAAGTTGTCAATACGGATACTATATTAAAAGCATGGATTAAAAAACTGCAATCTTTTGGTATGACTTTTAAAAAAGCTGAATACATAATAGATTTTGCAAATAAAATTAAAAACGATGAATTTGATTTGGAAGCAATATGGCAAAAAACTGATGAAGATGTAATTAAAGAATTATCAGCTTTAAAAGGTATCGGGGTTTGGACTGCTGAAATGATTTTACTTTTTTGTATGGAACGAAAAAATGTATTTAGTTATGGTGATTTAGCGATTCAAAGAGGAATAAGGATGGTTTATCATCACAAAAAAATCACTAAATCTCTTTTTGAAAAATACAAAAAAAGATTCTCCCCCTATTATTCTGTTGCAAGTCTATATTTTTGGGCAGTTGCAGGTGGTGTAATAGATGGGATGAGAGATTATGCACCAATAAAACAAACTAAAGTAAAAAAAGATAGACAAGAAATAAAAATTGCAGGTAATAAAAAATGATAAAAGTTGGATTTTATTTTAGGATTAAATTAACAAAAAATAGCTTGCAACCTAAGTTAGCTTACAAAAATTCCTTTAGAAAAATTAAGCTTTATAACAAATTTAAAGAATTAATTAGTGCAGGTTTTTTTCTGCAAAGATTGCATGAAAGAATTTTATAAAAGATATTAAAGTCAAACTTATTTAATAGGAGTAAAAAATGAAAGATAAATCTTATTTTAAAACAATTTATAATTCACCAATAGGGAGTATAACCCTCGCTTGTGATGAGAAAGAAAATATTGTCGGGCTTTGGATGGAGGGACAAAAATATTTTGGTGACACTATTGATTCTGAAATGATTGAAAATCATAACCTTGAAATATTTAAGAAAGCTAAAAACTGGTTGGATAGATATTTTAGAGGTGAAAAACCTGAAATTTCAGAATTACCGCTCGCACCTATTGGAAATAGTTTTAGGCAGAGAGTTTGGCAGATTCTATGTGAAATACCATATGGTGAAGTTACAACTTATGGCGACATTGCAAAAATAATTGCAAAAGAAAAAGGTAAAGTAAAAATGTCGGCTCAAGCCATTGGTGGGGCTGTCGGACATAATCCAATTTCTATTATTATTCCATGTCATAGAGTTGTATCTTCAAATGGAAGCCTGACAGGTTATTCAGGTGGAATAAAAACAAAGATAAAACTTATAAAACATGAGGGTGTAAATATGGATAAATTATTCATCCCAAAACATAGCACAGCACCATAAAAACTTACCAAAAATTTAATAAACAAAAATAATTCTAATTTAGATAGTTTAAGAAGTATTTTTCAAATGGATTTGGAGTAGATATTGCAAATTTGAGTGAAGTAATGCTTCCAAAAAATGGGTTTATTTTGTATGTGATAATTTAAAAAATATTATCTAATAACCCCAAAGGTGACAAAGCAACACAAGAATATTAAAATTTGCTTCCAAAAATGATTTGATAAAAATTACAAAACTTACTCTAGGTGCTCTTACTCCTTTTGGAGTTTTAAGTGATGAAATTAATAAAAAGATAGAATCCTATTTTCTTTTAAATACATCAGCTATTAAAAATGCGAGTTCTATTGCCTGTGTTGCATTCAATCTTGGATCACATCTCGTATCATATTTGTTTCTAAGATTAGCTTCTGTGATTTCTTGCGAACCACCTATACACTCTGTGACATTTTGACCTGTCATTTCAAGATGCACTCCACCAGCATAGCTATTATATGATTGATGTATTTCAAAAAAACTTTTTACTTCATCCAATATATTATCAAATGCTCTTGTTTTATATCCAGTGCTAGCTTTTATTGTATTACCATGCATTGGATCTATACTCCATAATATTTTCCTTTTTTCAGGAACAACTTCTTTTAATATAGCAGGTAATTTATTTTTAATATCATTAGCTCCCATTCTAACAATAAGATTAAGTCTTCCTGCTTCGTTATTAGGGTTTAGAGCATCACACAATCTAAGTATTTCATCTTTTGTTATATTTGGTCCTATTTTTACACCCAAAGGATTATCAACACCTCGCAAAAATTCTATATGAGCTTCATCAAGTCCTCTAGTGCGTTCGCCAATCCAAAGCATATGAGCTGAACAATCATAATATTTATCACTCAAGCTATCTTTTCTGCATAATTGCTCTTCATAATTTAATAATAACGCCTCATGTGATGTATAAAATTCTGTTTCTTGTAATTGTTTTGTATTTTGAGTATTGATTCCACAAGCTTCCATAAATTTTAATGCTTCTGTGATTCTATTTGCTATTTCCTCATATTTTTGACCAAATGAGTTATTTTTGACAAATTCCATATTCCACTTATGCACTTCATTTAAGTCTGCAAATCCACCTTGTGCAAAAGCCCTAAGCAAATTTAGTGTTGCTGCACTTTGATTGTAAGCTTTAATCATTCTATTTGGATTAGCTTCTCTTGATTTCATTGTAGCTTCTATATCATTGATAATATCACCACGATAAATTGGATACTCTACTCCATCTATTATTTCAGTGGCATTTGATCTAGGTTTTGCAAACTGCCCTGCAAGCCTACCAACTTTTACGACAGGAATCCCACCTGCAAATGCGAGTATCGCACTCATTTGCATAATAACTTTAAACATATCACGAATATTTATAGCATTAAAATCAGCAAAAGATTCTGCACAATCTCCACCTTGAAGTAAAAAAGCCCTACCATCTACAACTTCACCTAGATGTCTTTTTAGTTTTCTTGCCTCGCCTGCAAAAACAAGAGGTGGATATGACCTTAATTCTTTTTCTACATTTTCTAATTCTTCTTTATTATTATATATAGGTTGTTGCTTTATTTTAAAATCTCTCCAGCTAGAAGGAGTCCATTTAGTCATTTAATTATTCCTTACTATAAAAATAAGGAATAATACTATCAAAAATAGACTTTAAAAATAGTATAGATCTCATAAAGTTTAATTATTTTCCTTCATATACTTGTCTTGGACGCGTAATCCTAGCACCTGATTTTATATGCTCTATTACATGAGCACACCAACCTGGCATTCTTCCTATTGCAAATATAGGCGTAAATAAGCTTACTGGAATCTTTAAAGCAGACAATATAATACCAGAGTAAAAATCGACATTTGGATATAGTTTTCTTTCTATAAAATAATCATCTGTTAAAGCTACTTCTTCAACTTTTTCTGCAATATCAGAGAATCTATCATTTATTTTAATACCTTTTTTGGCTAAATCATCTTTTAGTTTTTTTAAGACTTTTGCTCTTGGATCATAATTTTTATATACGCGATGACCAAAGCCCATCAATCTAAATGGATCGTTTTTATCTTTTACTCTTTGAATAAATTTATTTACATTTTTTACATTACCAATTTCTGCTAATTGATCTAATACTTTTTCATTAGCGCCACCATGAGAAGGACCCCAAAGCGCATTAATACCTGCACTAATTGCAGCATATGGATGAACACCTGTTGAAGCAACATTTCGCACGGTTGTAGTAGAGGCATTTTGACCATGTTCTGCATGGAGTGTAAATATTTTGTCTAAGGCTTCGACTTCTAATGGATCAATTTGAACTTCTCCATCTAATGTATATTTTAGCTTTCCGCCTGGAAATGCCCTAAGCATAAGCAAGAAATTTTCAACATAAGACAAACTAACATCTGGATATATATATGGATATCCAATTGAATGCCTATAAGAAAATGCTACAAGGGTAGGAATTTTTGCAATCATTCTTTTTGCCATCATTTCATAATCATCATCATCACCTATTTCTATATATCCTCTATAAAATGTAGAAAGTGCACCAACAGCAGAAGATAAGTTTGCCATTGGGTGGGCATTGTCTGGAAATGCTTTAAAAATATCTATCAAGCCTTCATTTAAATATCTTAATTGTCTTAAATCTAATTCAAATTCTTTTGATTCTTTATCATCTTTTGGTAATTTGCCACTAATCAATAATGAACAAATATCTGTAAATGAGTATTTTTCTACCAAATCTTGAATTGGAATACCTCTATATAGCAATATACCATTTTGTCCATCTATATAACTAACAGTTGATTTGCAACCAGCAGTTGAGGCATATCCAGGATCATAAGAAAAGATTCCAGTTGTTTCAAATAATTTTCCAAAATCAATAGCCTTAGGTCCTCTTGTGCATTCAATTAGATTAAATTCAAATTTTTCACCAGTAGAATTATTAATAAGAGTAACTGTGTTTTTATTATCCATTTTATAAATACCTCCAATTTATAATTACATACAAATCATAATAACAAAAGTTTTATACATTATTTAAATAGCAGTGAAATCAAGAGTAAATATAGAAATATGTTACATAAATAATAGATTCTGACACTAACAAAACAATAAAATAAATAAAACATAGAAAATAAAGATACTATATATATATGTTTATTAGCATTTACTAATAAACATAATCAAACACAGATAGGGGGCTTAAATGGAAGCTAAAGAAGTAACATTTGAACAAAAACAAGCAGAAGCATACGCATTTTTAGATGCTTATTACACAAGAGCAGATTTTGGCTATGATGTAAAACGTTGGAGGTATGAAGATGTAACCCAAACGATAATAGACATTGTAGAGCAAATGGGAAATGATATTTACACAAATACAAAGGTTTTAGCAGTTGCTTCACAAATATTTAAAAAACTAGCAAGATTTATGGCAAATGGGACAGGTTTTCTTATATCGCTATATATAACTGGCATTGCAGGAAGCTCAAAAGATATCAAAAAAATAATGGAAACAACAAGAGATAACATAACAAAGGATCTTTAAGTGAAAAAAATAATTTTAATATTTGTATGTATTATTTGGTGTCTTACAAGCAAACAATCTAAGAAAAGATGTAAAATTATTTAACAAAAATGATTTTAAATATGTGCAAGATAATCTAGATAAATACAAGAAACAATGTGAAGATAGAGATGGTGTAAGTTGCAGAATTGTAAGTATATACTACGATGTTACATCTCACTATGACGAAGAATTAGAAAGAATGAGTTTTGAATGGGCAATAAAAGGATGCAATTTAAGAGATGGAGCTAGTTGTGGCACTGTTGGCAGTTATTATGGCAATGCAGATGAAAGAACAGGTTACATACAAAAAGATGAAAAAAAAGCATTTGAATTTTTCACAAAGAGTTGTGATTACAAAAGTGGGTTTGGCTGTGCTATGCTTGGATTTCATTATATTAGGTTAGAAAGAGAAGCAAATAGCAAATCTGACAAAAAAGAATATACAAGAAAGGCAAAATTCTTTTTCAAAAAAGGTTGTGATTACGGATATAAAGCAAGTTGTAGCAATTATAGAGATTTATAGGGATATTAGATGAAAAAAATAGTATTGATTTGCGCATATATATGTGAAATATTAATAGCAAATAGTCTAAGACAAGAGCTGAATTATCTTCAATACAATGATATAGCATATATACGAGCTCATCTAGACCAATATAAAAGTCAATGCGAAAATGGAAATGGTAATAGCTGTCAAATAATAGGCAGCTATTACAAAAGAATATATCAAATTAGTGGCTACAAAGATGCAGAGATAGAAAAAGCCTCTCTTATGTGGTTCATAAAAGGCTGCAATCTAAAATCTGGCTCTAGCTGCTATCTAGCAAGTCTTGGATATGGCAATATAAGCAAACTGCCAACACATCTACCAAAAGATGAGAAAAAGGCATTTGAGTTACACAAAAAAGGTTGTGATTATGGGCATAGTGTATCTTGCAACTATGTTGGGTATTATTATGAAGAATTATCAAATAAAGAGAGTGATGAGAATATAAAAAATGAATATCAAATAAAAGCAAAATTATTTCACCAAAAAGCCTCTGAATTAAAAAAGACTGCCAAATAGAGCCAAGTATTACAAAATAGCAATTTAGATAATAAATATAATTACAATAAACTACATAATTATAAAAATTAATATAAACTATATTTTCAATTTTTAAATATAAGGAAGGAAAATGAGTAAATTTCAAGGGTATAATCCAAAATATATACAACTACCAAGTGAGGGTGAAGTAATCAGTATTGATGACAAAGGGAATCTAGTAGTTCCAAATAATCCAATCATTCCATATATAGAAGGTGATGGAATAGGTATAGATATAACTCCAGCTATGATAAAGGTAGTAGATTATGCAGTAAAGAAAGCTTATAATGGTAGCAAGAAAATATCTTGGTATGAAGTTTTTACTGGTGAAAAATGCTTTAATAAATTTAAAAATGAAAAATCTCTATCTCCGATGGAACAATGGCTACTTCCAGATACAATAGAGGCTATAAAATATTTTAAAGTATCCATAAAAGGACCACTTACAACTCCAGTAGGAGAAGGATTCCGTTCATTAAATGTAGCTTTAAGGCAAATATTGGATTTATATGTATGTCTTAGACCTGTTAGATGGTATGGAAGTCCAAGTCCTGTAAAAGAACCAAATAAAGTAGATATGGTGATTTATAGAGAAAATAGCGAAGATATATATGCAGGTATTGAATTTGCACAAGGAAGCAATGAAGCAAAAAAAATCATTGACTTTTTACAAAAAGAAATGGGGGTTACAAAGATTAGATTCCCACAAAGTAGCGGAATTGGAATAAAACCAATTAGCAAAGAAGGCACACAAAGATTGATGAGAAAAGCTATTGAATATGCTATCAATAATAATAGAGATTCTGTAACTATAGTCCATAAGGGAAATATTATGAAATATACAGAAGGTGGTTTTAGAAACTGGGCATATGAACTTGCAAAAGATGAATTTGGCGCATCAGTAATCGATAGTGGTCCATGGTGTAAAATTAAAAATCCTAAAACCAATAAAGAAATCATCATAAAAGATGTAATAGCTGATGCATTTTTACAACAAATATTATTGCGTCCATCAGAATATGATGTAATAGCTACGATGAATCTAAATGGTGATTATATAAGCGATGCATTAGCTGCGATGGTAGGCGGTATTGGAATCGCACCTGGGGCAAATCTAAATGATACAATAGCGATGTTTGAAGCAACTCACGGCACAGCACCAAAATATGCAGGACTTGATAAAGTAAATCCTGGAAGCTTAATACTATCTGCTGAAATGATGCTAAGACATATGGGCTGGATTGAAGCAGCGGATTTAATAGTAGATTCTATGAAAAAAGCTATAGAATCCAAGAAAGTCACTTATGATTTTGCAAGATTAATGGAAGGCGCAAAAGAAGTAAAATGCTCTGTATTTGCAGATGTAATGATAGAAAATATGTAGAATCTATAAGATTCTATTTTTTAAGATTCTAGTAATCTAGAATCTTAGATTGTTATATTAATTTTATATCCCCTATAAAGCCCTTAGTTTGACTAAAGATTCTATTAAGTTTTAGTATAGATATTAATGTATTTTTATTTTATTTTTTCTTGTAATTCTATGGCTTTATTTTTCAAATCATCCAATGTTTGGATATTGTCAAAATAATTACAAAATGCAATTTTTGCTTTTTCTAGCTCATTAAAAGCCTCTATTGCTAATTCACCTTGTTTGGTTATTTTTGTTCCGCCACCGCCGCGACCACCTGTCGAGCTAGAGACAAGTGGGCTGCTAGAAAGGTTATTCATAGAATCTACATCATCCCAAGCAGCTTTATAACTCATTCTCATATCTTTTGCAGCACTAGAAATAGAACCATATTCTAAGATCCTTTTTAATAACCCTACTTTTCCAAGTCCTAGATAATTTTTAGAATCCTTTTTCACCCAAAATCTTCCATAAATTTTCATAAATTTTCTCCTAAAATAATTTTATCGCTACTAAAGCAATCATTTCTAATGCTCTATTTAGAGTCATTTTGAATATTTTGCAATCTATCCAATAAAATATCTTGTGGCAAAGTATTATTTTCATTAATGTCTTTTTTATTTATATTGTTATTTGGGATTACACCAGATGGCATCTTTATAAAAACATCTTCATAATTTTTACCACCTTTTTTATGACGAATATAAATATCCCCACTTACATTATTATAAATATATGTATCTTCCCCATCATAAAACATAACCCACGCTGCATTAATATAATTACAAAAAAGTAAAAATAATATTAGCACTCTCATGGATTACTTTTTTATTAAAGATTCTAGTTTGTTATAAATATCTAAAATAGCATGTTTTTTTGAATAAAAACTATTTCTATTTGCAATAAGATAAGCACTAGATTCTAAAATAACCTCATCTATTTCAAGATTGTTTTCTTTCATTGTATTACCTGTTTCAACAATATCTACAATAGCATCAGAAAGACCTACAAGAGGTGCAAGCTCAATAGAACCATATAGTTTTATAATATCTGTGGCAATGGCTCTTTTTGAAAAAAAGTTTCTAGTGATATTTGGCATTTTTGTAGCAATTTTTATCTGTGGCTTATTGTAATCTATCTTTTCATTGATTTTAGAACCAAGAACAACCTTGCATTTGCCAATCTCTAAATCTAGCAATCTAACTATATCAGCACCAGTTTCTTCTAAAACATCAAGCCCAACTACACCCAAATCTACTGCTTGA of the Helicobacter sp. MIT 99-5507 genome contains:
- a CDS encoding DNA-3-methyladenine glycosylase, which codes for MHFKYDNKETQYLKSKCKKLALIIDEIGHINRTIDKDLFSAVIHHIIGQQISTKAQKTIWQRIEDDLKVVNTDTILKAWIKKLQSFGMTFKKAEYIIDFANKIKNDEFDLEAIWQKTDEDVIKELSALKGIGVWTAEMILLFCMERKNVFSYGDLAIQRGIRMVYHHKKITKSLFEKYKKRFSPYYSVASLYFWAVAGGVIDGMRDYAPIKQTKVKKDRQEIKIAGNKK
- a CDS encoding methylated-DNA--[protein]-cysteine S-methyltransferase, whose product is MKDKSYFKTIYNSPIGSITLACDEKENIVGLWMEGQKYFGDTIDSEMIENHNLEIFKKAKNWLDRYFRGEKPEISELPLAPIGNSFRQRVWQILCEIPYGEVTTYGDIAKIIAKEKGKVKMSAQAIGGAVGHNPISIIIPCHRVVSSNGSLTGYSGGIKTKIKLIKHEGVNMDKLFIPKHSTAP
- a CDS encoding class II 3-deoxy-7-phosphoheptulonate synthase codes for the protein MTKWTPSSWRDFKIKQQPIYNNKEELENVEKELRSYPPLVFAGEARKLKRHLGEVVDGRAFLLQGGDCAESFADFNAINIRDMFKVIMQMSAILAFAGGIPVVKVGRLAGQFAKPRSNATEIIDGVEYPIYRGDIINDIEATMKSREANPNRMIKAYNQSAATLNLLRAFAQGGFADLNEVHKWNMEFVKNNSFGQKYEEIANRITEALKFMEACGINTQNTKQLQETEFYTSHEALLLNYEEQLCRKDSLSDKYYDCSAHMLWIGERTRGLDEAHIEFLRGVDNPLGVKIGPNITKDEILRLCDALNPNNEAGRLNLIVRMGANDIKNKLPAILKEVVPEKRKILWSIDPMHGNTIKASTGYKTRAFDNILDEVKSFFEIHQSYNSYAGGVHLEMTGQNVTECIGGSQEITEANLRNKYDTRCDPRLNATQAIELAFLIADVFKRK
- a CDS encoding citrate synthase; the protein is MDNKNTVTLINNSTGEKFEFNLIECTRGPKAIDFGKLFETTGIFSYDPGYASTAGCKSTVSYIDGQNGILLYRGIPIQDLVEKYSFTDICSLLISGKLPKDDKESKEFELDLRQLRYLNEGLIDIFKAFPDNAHPMANLSSAVGALSTFYRGYIEIGDDDDYEMMAKRMIAKIPTLVAFSYRHSIGYPYIYPDVSLSYVENFLLMLRAFPGGKLKYTLDGEVQIDPLEVEALDKIFTLHAEHGQNASTTTVRNVASTGVHPYAAISAGINALWGPSHGGANEKVLDQLAEIGNVKNVNKFIQRVKDKNDPFRLMGFGHRVYKNYDPRAKVLKKLKDDLAKKGIKINDRFSDIAEKVEEVALTDDYFIERKLYPNVDFYSGIILSALKIPVSLFTPIFAIGRMPGWCAHVIEHIKSGARITRPRQVYEGK
- a CDS encoding sel1 repeat family protein encodes the protein MYVLFGVLQANNLRKDVKLFNKNDFKYVQDNLDKYKKQCEDRDGVSCRIVSIYYDVTSHYDEELERMSFEWAIKGCNLRDGASCGTVGSYYGNADERTGYIQKDEKKAFEFFTKSCDYKSGFGCAMLGFHYIRLEREANSKSDKKEYTRKAKFFFKKGCDYGYKASCSNYRDL
- a CDS encoding sel1 repeat family protein, yielding MKKIVLICAYICEILIANSLRQELNYLQYNDIAYIRAHLDQYKSQCENGNGNSCQIIGSYYKRIYQISGYKDAEIEKASLMWFIKGCNLKSGSSCYLASLGYGNISKLPTHLPKDEKKAFELHKKGCDYGHSVSCNYVGYYYEELSNKESDENIKNEYQIKAKLFHQKASELKKTAK
- the icd gene encoding NADP-dependent isocitrate dehydrogenase is translated as MSKFQGYNPKYIQLPSEGEVISIDDKGNLVVPNNPIIPYIEGDGIGIDITPAMIKVVDYAVKKAYNGSKKISWYEVFTGEKCFNKFKNEKSLSPMEQWLLPDTIEAIKYFKVSIKGPLTTPVGEGFRSLNVALRQILDLYVCLRPVRWYGSPSPVKEPNKVDMVIYRENSEDIYAGIEFAQGSNEAKKIIDFLQKEMGVTKIRFPQSSGIGIKPISKEGTQRLMRKAIEYAINNNRDSVTIVHKGNIMKYTEGGFRNWAYELAKDEFGASVIDSGPWCKIKNPKTNKEIIIKDVIADAFLQQILLRPSEYDVIATMNLNGDYISDALAAMVGGIGIAPGANLNDTIAMFEATHGTAPKYAGLDKVNPGSLILSAEMMLRHMGWIEAADLIVDSMKKAIESKKVTYDFARLMEGAKEVKCSVFADVMIENM
- a CDS encoding winged helix-turn-helix domain-containing protein encodes the protein MKIYGRFWVKKDSKNYLGLGKVGLLKRILEYGSISSAAKDMRMSYKAAWDDVDSMNNLSSSPLVSSSTGGRGGGGTKITKQGELAIEAFNELEKAKIAFCNYFDNIQTLDDLKNKAIELQEKIK
- the hisG gene encoding ATP phosphoribosyltransferase, producing the protein MITIALPKGRIADDVLNLFAKMFGYDFAFVNRKLILQKDDFRFLLVRSQDVPIYVLYQAVDLGVVGLDVLEETGADIVRLLDLEIGKCKVVLGSKINEKIDYNKPQIKIATKMPNITRNFFSKRAIATDIIKLYGSIELAPLVGLSDAIVDIVETGNTMKENNLEIDEVILESSAYLIANRNSFYSKKHAILDIYNKLESLIKK